In Verrucomicrobiota bacterium, the DNA window GGCCGGCCGGTGGTGATCCAGCGATTAAAACCGGTGTTCAGATCACGGCATTCCTTCTCCAGGATACCGGTCGCAACCGGGATTCCGTGGGCCTGGAGAAAATTGATCCCGTTTCCGCGGTGCCGCGGATTGGGATCGATGCAACCGACCACGACGCGCCCGATTCCCGCGGCGAGGATGGCGGCGGTGCATGGAGGGGTGCGTCCGAAGGTCGAACAAGGCTCGAGGGTGACGTACAAGGTGGCGCCTGTTGCCGACCCGGGATCCTGAAGTGCTGCCAGGGCGGCCACTTCCGCATGCGGCCCGCCCGCGCGTTCGTGAAAACCCGCGGCGAGCACCTGCCCGTCTCGAACGATCACGGCTCCGACGGCCGGGTTAGGACTGGTCGTGCCGAGTCCCTTACGCGCCTGCCGCAGGGCGAGCCGCATGTACCGGGCGTCCGTCTCTTCGTCAGTGCTCATGGCTCATGAGAGTCCTTGAAGGCCGAAACCGACCTTGCTCACAGCTCGAAAAAAGCCCGCAGCCTTCGCAGGAGCCCTTCTTTTTCGGCGGCTTCCGCTCCCGCGTGAACGTTCCGGGCGGCTTGGGCCAGGCGTTGCTGGGTGGCCGAGCGCCTGGCCGTCAGGGTATCGGAAAGCTGTTCAGCGAGGGAGGGTTGCTGGCGCAGGAGCAGGCTCATCGCGTGCTTCGGGATTTCGACGACCTCGCAATCCTGTCTGGCCCGCACCGTTGCGCTCCGCGGTTCACCCGTCAGGAAGGAGATCTCTCCGAAGCATTCTCCGGCGTGCAGCGTACCCACCCGAAGCTCCCGGCCTTCCCTTTCACTTAGAACCTCCGCCATACCGGCGGCAAGAATGAACATCGAGTCGCCGGGCGCGCCGCGCTGGATAATCGTTTCCTGCTGGCCGAAACGCATCCATTTAGCCTCCTTGCTCAGTAGCTCGAGCTGTTCCGGGCTCAAGGCGCCAAAAAGCGGCTGCGCGGCCAGTAACTCCATCAGGGAACCGGCATGATCCCGGGCTCGCGGCTTGCCTCGCTCGAAGACGCGGACCGGGAAGGCGAAATTGATTTGCCGTCGTGCAAACTCGTACCAGCAACGGGTGCGGATCGCATCCACGATCTGGGGGTAGGCGCGCCCGTCGTCGATCCAGAACTTCAATTCATAAGCGACGGATGAATCGTCGAAACTGGTGAGAAACACGCGGGGAGCAGGGTCGGCCAGAACCCCGGAAACGGCGGTGGCGCAGGCGATCAAGGCATTTTTTACCTCGTTGGGAGGGACGGTATAATCGACTCCGACCCGGACGCGCATGGCGTGGATGTTGGTCGGGTAATAAAGGTTAACTATGGTCTCCTTGGCCAGCTGGTTATTCGGCACGTTGAAACTCACGTCGTCGTTATTGCGGAAACGGGTGGAACGCCAGGTGATCTCAACGACCTGCACGCGTTGTCCTTGTAAGACCAGCCAGTCGCCGACCCGGAACGCCCTGCCGGCCTGCAGGCCGAAGCCCGCGAAAAGGTTTCCGAGGGTGTCTTGCAAGGCCAACCCGATGATGATGGCGATCACGCCGGAACCGGTCAGCAGACCGGTGACCGTCACATGATACAAGGCGCCCAGGGCAAAAAAGCTCAGTCCGAGAAAGAGCAGGATGGCAACGACCTGGGGCAGAAAGCCGGGAATCCGCGCGTTCTCTCCGGGGTAACCGTAGATCGGCCAGACAAACCGGTAGAGAACGGCATTGAGCGGGAAACCGGCGAACACGAGGGCGACGAGGGCGAGTTCGCGAGCGTCCGGGAGGTGCTCGTGACACAGGCCCGCTGCGGCGAGCAGCGACCCGGCCACGGCCACCACGTGGTAAGTCCAGGAGAGCTGGATGCCGGCGCGGCGCTTCAGCAAACGGCCGAGCGCGAA includes these proteins:
- a CDS encoding mechanosensitive ion channel, encoding MPSALFSDDRVVRVLVFLLAGAFYLLVFALGRLLKRRAGIQLSWTYHVVAVAGSLLAAAGLCHEHLPDARELALVALVFAGFPLNAVLYRFVWPIYGYPGENARIPGFLPQVVAILLFLGLSFFALGALYHVTVTGLLTGSGVIAIIIGLALQDTLGNLFAGFGLQAGRAFRVGDWLVLQGQRVQVVEITWRSTRFRNNDDVSFNVPNNQLAKETIVNLYYPTNIHAMRVRVGVDYTVPPNEVKNALIACATAVSGVLADPAPRVFLTSFDDSSVAYELKFWIDDGRAYPQIVDAIRTRCWYEFARRQINFAFPVRVFERGKPRARDHAGSLMELLAAQPLFGALSPEQLELLSKEAKWMRFGQQETIIQRGAPGDSMFILAAGMAEVLSEREGRELRVGTLHAGECFGEISFLTGEPRSATVRARQDCEVVEIPKHAMSLLLRQQPSLAEQLSDTLTARRSATQQRLAQAARNVHAGAEAAEKEGLLRRLRAFFEL